A genome region from Micromonospora inyonensis includes the following:
- a CDS encoding VanW family protein, translating into MPVTLYGDKLPPADDRPTVQVTAVTWPATEAEPPRGTAGPDSAGSAPDPAAPRRGRRRRAVLTAGVVTVLLAVGAGAGGYAYAGEVPRGTTVLGTELGGMSRADAARALRAELDRRAVTLAAPVPVRIGDRTTEIKPADVGLTVDVDATVEAAVGTQAAPLSRLFGSRTVEPVVTVDAVRLEATLETAVGPQGRRMTMPKITYSGTTPKKVHPKPALTLDAQNSAEALREGWLSGEPVTVALVEKHPATTAEEVDRLVTELAAPAVAAPVTLTTEKGSVTIPANAIARSLSFPADKAGKLTPKLDVKKLRTALGDKLAAIEVEPRDAAMTLTGGKPTAVPSRPGRRLDDAALSRDLLAVLPKADGRTINGVLKPVDADLTTEEVTQFGIREKVSSFTTYFTGGLSSPRSKNIVQIAKDVDGTVVKPGETFSLNGHTGERSYKQGYHDAPVILNGKLVPGVGGGTSQFTTTLFNAIYYAGLEDVEHKPHSYWFSRYPAVIESTIFYPDLDFKFRNNTPHGVMIDTSYTSGSVTVAIWGTKIYDSVKTEYSPRRNITKPKIIRLEPGPSCIATNGIDGFTQDAYRIFRKDGKVVKREKFTWTYQAEPRFVCGP; encoded by the coding sequence CTGCCTGTGACTCTGTACGGCGACAAGCTGCCTCCCGCCGACGACCGGCCGACCGTCCAGGTCACCGCGGTCACCTGGCCCGCCACCGAAGCCGAGCCGCCCCGGGGGACCGCCGGGCCGGACTCCGCCGGTTCCGCACCGGACCCGGCCGCGCCCCGGAGAGGACGCCGGCGACGGGCCGTGCTCACCGCCGGGGTGGTGACCGTGCTGCTCGCGGTCGGTGCGGGCGCGGGCGGTTACGCGTACGCCGGCGAGGTCCCGCGCGGGACCACGGTCCTCGGCACCGAGCTGGGCGGCATGAGCCGGGCCGACGCGGCCCGGGCGCTCCGGGCCGAACTGGACCGCCGGGCCGTGACACTCGCCGCCCCGGTGCCGGTACGCATCGGCGACCGGACCACCGAGATCAAGCCGGCCGACGTCGGCCTGACGGTGGACGTGGACGCGACCGTCGAGGCGGCCGTCGGGACCCAGGCCGCCCCGCTCAGCCGCCTCTTCGGCTCCCGTACGGTCGAGCCGGTGGTGACGGTCGACGCGGTCCGGTTGGAGGCCACCCTGGAAACGGCGGTCGGCCCCCAGGGGCGCAGGATGACCATGCCGAAGATCACCTACAGCGGCACCACCCCGAAGAAGGTCCACCCGAAGCCCGCCCTCACCCTCGACGCGCAGAACTCCGCCGAGGCGCTACGTGAGGGCTGGCTGAGCGGTGAGCCGGTGACCGTGGCGCTGGTCGAGAAGCACCCGGCGACCACCGCCGAGGAGGTCGACCGTCTGGTGACCGAGCTGGCCGCGCCCGCGGTCGCCGCACCGGTGACGCTGACCACCGAGAAGGGGTCGGTGACCATCCCGGCGAACGCGATCGCGCGGAGCCTGAGCTTCCCCGCCGACAAGGCCGGCAAGCTCACCCCGAAGCTCGACGTCAAGAAGCTCCGGACCGCCCTGGGCGACAAGCTGGCCGCCATCGAGGTGGAACCCCGGGACGCCGCGATGACGCTGACCGGAGGGAAGCCGACGGCCGTGCCGAGCCGTCCGGGCCGACGCCTCGACGACGCCGCCCTGAGCCGCGACCTGCTCGCCGTCCTGCCGAAGGCCGACGGGCGCACGATCAACGGCGTGCTCAAGCCGGTCGACGCCGACCTGACCACCGAGGAGGTCACGCAGTTCGGCATCAGGGAGAAGGTGTCCAGCTTCACGACCTATTTCACCGGTGGTCTCTCCTCGCCGCGCAGCAAGAACATCGTCCAGATCGCCAAGGACGTCGACGGGACGGTGGTGAAGCCGGGCGAGACCTTCTCCCTCAACGGCCACACCGGCGAGCGCAGCTACAAGCAGGGCTACCACGACGCGCCGGTCATCCTCAACGGAAAGCTCGTGCCCGGCGTCGGCGGCGGGACGTCCCAGTTCACCACCACCCTGTTCAACGCCATCTACTACGCGGGCCTGGAGGACGTGGAGCACAAGCCGCACTCGTACTGGTTCAGCCGGTACCCGGCGGTCATCGAGTCGACGATCTTCTACCCGGACCTCGACTTCAAGTTCCGCAACAACACCCCGCACGGGGTCATGATCGACACCTCGTACACCTCGGGGTCGGTGACCGTGGCGATCTGGGGCACCAAGATCTACGACAGCGTGAAGACCGAGTACAGCCCCCGGCGGAACATCACCAAGCCGAAGATCATCCGCTTGGAGCCCGGCCCGTCCTGCATCGCCACCAACGGCATCGACGGCTTCACCCAGGACGCCTACCGGATCTTCCGTAAGGACGGCAAGGTCGTGAAGCGGGAGAAGTTCACCTGGACCTACCAGGCCGAGCCGCGCTTCGTCTGCGGGCCGTAG
- a CDS encoding NADPH-dependent F420 reductase — MSGGISPILRGTCSLSRPGPPDWRRQESALMRIGIIGSGQIGGTLTRRLQDLGHDVTVANSRGPESLRDLAAETGATPGTVEQAARSADLVVVAVPLKAVPQLPAAAFEGRVVVDANNYYPQRDGDVPEIADLSLTSSRWTADRLKGARVVKAFNNIQARHLSEKGRPAGTPDRIALPVAGDDPEAKRIVMEVVDALGFDPVDAGTLDGSWRQQPDTPVYGTDLDAEGVRQGLAEVRP, encoded by the coding sequence ATTTCTGGGGGAATCAGCCCGATCCTGCGGGGTACCTGCTCTCTGTCCCGACCCGGACCGCCGGATTGGCGGAGGCAGGAGAGTGCGCTCATGAGGATCGGCATCATCGGCTCGGGCCAGATCGGTGGCACCCTGACCCGACGGCTGCAAGACCTGGGCCACGACGTGACGGTGGCGAACTCGCGTGGACCCGAATCGCTGCGGGACCTGGCCGCCGAGACCGGGGCGACGCCGGGCACCGTGGAACAGGCGGCACGGAGCGCGGACCTCGTGGTGGTGGCCGTACCGCTGAAGGCCGTGCCGCAGCTGCCCGCCGCAGCGTTCGAGGGCCGGGTGGTCGTCGACGCCAACAACTACTACCCCCAGCGGGACGGGGACGTCCCGGAGATCGCGGACCTGAGCCTCACCTCGAGCCGGTGGACGGCCGACCGCCTCAAGGGTGCCCGGGTGGTCAAAGCCTTCAACAACATCCAGGCGCGGCACCTGTCGGAGAAGGGCCGCCCGGCCGGCACCCCGGACCGGATCGCCCTGCCGGTGGCCGGGGACGACCCGGAGGCCAAGCGGATCGTGATGGAGGTCGTCGACGCGCTGGGGTTCGACCCGGTGGACGCCGGAACCCTCGACGGGAGCTGGCGGCAGCAGCCGGACACGCCCGTCTACGGCACCGACCTGGATGCCGAGGGCGTACGGCAGGGGCTGGCCGAGGTGCGGCCCTGA